A genome region from Erigeron canadensis isolate Cc75 chromosome 3, C_canadensis_v1, whole genome shotgun sequence includes the following:
- the LOC122592923 gene encoding uncharacterized protein LOC122592923, with product MDQNAAIEEAKGKTHGFEFVKSVSDKNLDILRSSFHCFSMFKGNATNYDDCEKDRYILVRDADDFQQGIYAKPLPCFGCGVGWFSFLLGFAFPLMWYYATFLYFGNYHRRDPRERAGLAASAIAAMGFSVVLLIISAILLF from the exons AGA ATGCTGCTATTGAAGAGGCAAAGGGTAAGACACATGGCTTTGAGTTCGTGAAGTCGGTTTCAGACAAGAATCTTGATATTTTGAGGTCTTCGTTTCACTGTTTTTCAATGTTCAAAG GGAATGCAACAAATTATGATGACTGCGAGAAAGATAGGTATATTCTTGTGAGAGATGCAGATGACTTCCAACAAGGGATTTATGCTAAACCTCTTCCTTGCTTTGGCTGCGGGGTTGGATGGTTTTC ATTCCTACTAGGGTTTGCATTTCCATTGATGTGGTACTATGCTACATTTCTCTATTTTGGAAATTACCACCGAAGAGATCCTAGGGAACGGGCAGGTCTTGCTGCTTCTGCAATCGCT GCAATGGGGTTTTCTGTTGTATTGCTGATCATATCAGCAATTCTTCTATTCTAA